A genomic region of Saccopteryx bilineata isolate mSacBil1 chromosome 1, mSacBil1_pri_phased_curated, whole genome shotgun sequence contains the following coding sequences:
- the S1PR4 gene encoding sphingosine 1-phosphate receptor 4, producing MNTTGSSVEAPDACQQLVDSGSSRLIILHYNHSGRLVGRAEPEDRGLGVLQGLFVAVSCLVVLENFLVLVAIVTRMRSRRWVYYCLVNITLSDLLTGLAYLVNVLLSGARTFSLAPASWFLREGILFMALAASTFSLLFTAAERFATMVRPVAESGDTKKGRVLGFIGLCWLLAALLGLLPLLGWNCMCSFQRCSSLLPLYSKAYILFCVVIFALILATITVLYGAIFRVVRANGQMASRPPFRRKARRLLNTVLMILVAFVVCWGPLFGLLLADIFGSNIWAQEYLRGMDWILALAVLNSALNPLIYSFRSREVCRAVLGFLCCGCLKLGLRGPGDCLARAAEAHSGVSTTDSSLRPRDSFRGSRSFSFRMREPLTSISSVRSV from the coding sequence ATGAATACCACAGGGTCCTCAGTGGAGGCCCCTGATGCCTGTCAGCAGCTGGTGGACAGTGGGAGCAGCCGGCTCATTATTCTGCACTACAACCACTCAGGCCGGCTGGTGGGGCGGGCCGAGCCTGAGGACAGGGGCCTCGGGGTCCTGCAGGGGCTCTTCGTGGCTGTGAGCTGCCTGGTGGTGCTGGAGAACTTTCTGGTGCTGGTGGCCATCGTGACTCGCATGCGGTCCCGGCGTTGGGTCTACTACTGCCTGGTCAACATCACACTGAGTGACCTGCTCACTGGCTTGGCCTACCTGGTCAACGTCCTGCTGTCCGGGGCCCGCACCTTCTCCCTGGCACCAGCCTCCTGGTTCTTGCGGGAGGGCATACTcttcatggccctggctgcaTCCACCTTCAGCCTGCTTTTTACTGCTGCTGAGCGCTTTGCTACCATGGTGCGGCCCGTGGCTGAGAGTGGGGACACGAAGAAGGGCCGCGTCCTGGGCTTTATTGGGCtgtgctggctgctggctgcccTATTGGGCCTGCTGCCCCTGCTGGGCTGGAACTGCATGTGCTCTTTCCAGAGATGTTCCAGCCTGCTCCCGCTCTACTCCAAAGCCTACATCCTCTTCTGCGTGGTCATCTTTGCCCTTAtcctggccaccatcacagtgCTCTATGGGGCCATCTTCCGGGTGGTGCGGGCCAACGGGCAGATGGCCTCGCGCCCCCCATTCCGCCGCAAGGCCCGCCGACTGCTCAATACCGTGCTCATGATCCTGGTGGCTTTCGTGGTCTGCTGGGGTCCACTCTTCGGTCTGCTGCTGGCTGACATCTTTGGCTCCAACATCTGGGCGCAGGAGTACCTGAGGGGTATGGACTGGATCCTGGCACTGGCCGTGCTGAACTCAGCTCTCAACCCGCTCATCTACTCCTTCCGCAGCCGGGAAGTGTGCCGGGCTGTGCTGGGCTTCCTCTGCTGCGGATGTCTCAAGCTGGGCCTGCGAGGGCCTGGAGACTGCCTGGCACGGGCCGCAGAGGCCCACTCAGGAGTCtccaccactgacagctctctgaGGCCCAGGGACAGCTTTCGGGGATCTCGGTCGTTCAGCTTTCGGATGCGGGAGCCCTTGACTAGCATCTCCAGCGTGAGAAGTGTTTGA